The Cyprinus carpio isolate SPL01 chromosome A9, ASM1834038v1, whole genome shotgun sequence genome window below encodes:
- the LOC109095035 gene encoding spermine oxidase-like — translation MSSCTGPQDAKVVIVGSGFAGLAAAATLVKAGFEHVLVLEAKERIGGRVHTTKPFTENVIEVGANWIHGQKGNPLFKIAKEENLLSEGPSASKNMCLPRSVTPRDYFFKEDGKQVAKTAVDQVCLHFSKLTDKAFDDELERKHRKLTLGAYLDDAFGEFPLAATEDGQQVFEWCKRTECTDEACSSLYEVSASQISNYTALEGGFFNTLGPGGYRAVLDVLLKDLPSGTIQCSAPVKSIRWDLIRKGHCEEQRYPVQVVCDNGQSFEADHVIITVSLGVLKDKATAMFDPPLPKKKLSAIENLGFGVVDKIFLFFEKSFWPDDCAGVQMVWKEGPEDKDVYESLSEGDAWKKSWFKKITGFDTVARHPTALCGWITGREALYMENLQDSEIGDICVRLLRSFTGWSVPEVSKTLVSRWGSDSHVQGSYTFIPEGVDGVKAHKALASPLPPKDKCRGRKHLQLLFAGEATHVNFYTTTHGAYLTGVREAERLMSYYAD, via the exons ATGAGCTCTTGTACTGGACCACAAGATGCCAAAGTTGTAATCGTAGGTTCAGGTTTTGCAGGGTTGGCCGCTGCAGCTACGCTGGTGAAGGCAGGATTTGAACATGTCCTGGTTCTTGAGGCGAAGGAAAGAATTGGAGGTCGAGTGCACACCACTAAGCCCTTCACAGAGAACGTCATTGAAGTTGGAGCGAACTGGATCCATGGACAGAAAGGAAACCCCCTGTTCAAGATTGCGAAAGAGGAGAACCTGCTATCCGAGGGACCCTCTGCGTCCAAAAACATGTGCCTGCCCCGTTCTGTAACCCCCcgagattactttttcaaagaAGATGGGAAGCAGGTCGCCAAAACGGCTGTAGATCAGGTATGTTTGCACTTCAGCAAGCTCACCGACAAAGCTTTTGATGATGAACTTGAGCGCAAGCACAGGAAACTAACTCTTGGTGCTTATCTGGATGACGCCTTTGGTGAATTTCCTCTAGCGGCGACAGAAGACGGCCAGCAAGTTTTTGAGTGGTGCAAGAGGACTGAATGCACAGACGAGGCTTGCTCTAGCCTCTACGAGGTGTCTGCATCCCAAATTAGCAATTACACTGCTTTAGAGGGAGGGTTTTTTAACACTTTGGGACCCGGTGGCTATCGAGCAGTCTTAGATGTTCTCCTGAAAGATCTACCTTCAGGAACCATCCAGTGTAGTGCACCTGTCAAGAGCATCCGATGGGACTTGATCCGAAAAGGCCATTGTGAAGAGCAAAGGTATCCTGTTCAGGTCGTTTGTGACAATGGACAGAGCTTTGAGGCAGACCATGTGATTATCACCGTTTCTCTGGGGGTCCTCAAAGACAAAGCCACGGCAATGTTCGATCCACCCTTACCGAAAAAAAAGCTGTCTGCAATTGAGAACCTTGGCTTCGGGGTAGTGGACAAAATCTTCTTGTTTTTTGAGAAGAGTTTCTGGCCCGATGACTGTGCCGGGGTTCAGATGGTGTGGAAAGAGGGGCCTGAAGATAAAGATGTTTATGAGTCTCTGTCTGAAGGAGACGCCTGGAAAAAGTCGTGGTTTAAGAAGATCACCGGTTTTGATACAGTGGCCCGTCATCCAACAGCTCTGTGTGGCTGGATCACAGGGAGGGAAGCACTGTATATGGAGAATCTCCAGGACAGTGAAATAGGAGATATCTGCGTGAG GTTGCTCAGGTCTTTCACAGGCTGGTCAGTGCCAGAGGTCTCAAAGACGCTGGTCTCCAGATGGGGCTCTGATTCTCACGTCCAGGGCTCCTACACATTTATTCCTGAAGGTGTTGATGGAGTGAAAGCACACAAGGCATTAGCATCACCTCTTCCTCCTAAAGATAAATGCAGAGGGAGGAAG CACCTTCAGCTGTTGTTTGCTGGTGAAGCTACACATGTGAACTTCTACACCACGACCCACGGAGCATATCTCACAGGGGTCAGAGAAGCAGAAAGACTCATGAGCTATTACGCTGATTGA